A region of Selenomonadales bacterium 4137-cl DNA encodes the following proteins:
- a CDS encoding NDP-sugar synthase — protein MKALLLAGGLGTRLRPLTDHIPKPMVPILGQPHLKRLISYLSPSGIDEVVVTAGYRGKDIELALGDGSNLGVAIRYVHENTPLGTGGAIKNAEKHFDGTFLIFNADILSEIDVQAMLRHHKKHDAAVTIAVKQVNNPSQYGVIEYDADYRIRSFKEKPPPGEASSNWINAGVYVFEPAVLREIPAGLTVSVERETFPALLSQNHKLVAYRYEGYWLDIGTTDKYLLAHRDILDGKCRTIAGHSGSYISPTATVSPEATVVEPVYIGDKAIVDDKAVIGPHAVLGCSAYVGYGSMVIDSILLDGVKVGQNLKVINSVAGNNCRVYDNLISDTCCEF, from the coding sequence TTGAAAGCACTTTTACTGGCTGGGGGGCTGGGGACGCGCCTAAGGCCCCTCACAGACCATATTCCTAAACCGATGGTACCAATTTTGGGGCAACCCCACCTGAAGCGGCTAATCAGTTATCTTTCCCCAAGCGGGATTGATGAGGTTGTCGTGACTGCGGGTTATCGCGGAAAGGATATAGAACTTGCGTTGGGAGACGGTTCGAATCTAGGTGTCGCGATTCGCTATGTGCATGAAAATACGCCGCTGGGAACTGGGGGTGCCATCAAAAATGCCGAAAAACATTTTGATGGTACTTTCCTTATTTTCAACGCCGACATACTGAGCGAAATCGATGTACAAGCCATGCTAAGGCATCATAAAAAGCACGATGCGGCTGTGACGATTGCCGTGAAACAGGTGAATAACCCCTCCCAATATGGGGTGATCGAATATGATGCCGATTACAGAATCCGTTCCTTCAAGGAAAAGCCGCCGCCCGGCGAGGCGAGCTCAAACTGGATTAACGCCGGCGTTTATGTCTTTGAGCCCGCGGTCCTGCGGGAAATTCCGGCCGGCCTGACCGTATCGGTCGAGCGGGAAACCTTTCCGGCTTTACTATCCCAAAACCACAAATTAGTCGCTTACCGGTATGAAGGTTACTGGTTGGATATAGGCACAACGGACAAATACCTTCTTGCCCACCGGGATATACTGGACGGCAAGTGCAGAACCATCGCCGGACACAGCGGGAGTTATATAAGCCCTACCGCGACCGTCAGCCCCGAGGCTACTGTTGTCGAGCCGGTGTATATCGGCGACAAGGCCATCGTCGACGACAAGGCTGTAATAGGCCCTCATGCGGTTTTAGGTTGCAGCGCTTATGTGGGTTATGGAAGCATGGTCATCGACAGTATTTTGCTGGACGGTGTAAAGGTTGGGCAAAACCTTAAGGTCATAAATTCAGTTGCGGGAAATAACTGCCGCGTTTACGACAATCTAATTAGCGATACATGTTGTGAATTCTGA
- a CDS encoding glycosyltransferase family 4 protein, translating into MGTANRIRNVAFLSTYPPRECGLATFTQDLVQALDAFDDLIKTKVIAVSNGDYYNDPRVMTVLSQYDKWSYLDLAKKINESDIDLLVIEHEYGIFGGFCGDYILELIKNLRVPFITTLHTVLPNPTFKQKQVLTTLGAASVKVVTMARNTVKILQNVYGIDSSKIEVIHHGVPFRLLESRDKLKKKHGYANLNIIATFGLISPGKGLEYGIEAIAQVVKDHPNTLYLILGKTHPGVKSEQGENYRQKLAAITGWLGIENHVRFIDKYLTKEEIIYYLRLCDIYLTPYLSKDQAVSGTLAYAVGSGRVVISTPYLYAQELLGEGRGLLAEFRDANSIAKCIKYVLDNPDKKSEMERRTAKLGQNMLWNAVASEYFELFLKLTGDSKDTGTKVS; encoded by the coding sequence ATGGGTACCGCCAATCGTATCCGCAACGTAGCCTTTCTGAGCACTTATCCTCCGAGAGAGTGCGGACTGGCTACCTTTACGCAGGACCTGGTACAGGCATTGGACGCTTTTGACGATCTGATCAAGACAAAAGTCATTGCCGTCAGTAACGGGGACTATTATAACGACCCGAGGGTAATGACGGTGTTGTCCCAGTATGACAAATGGAGCTACCTGGACCTTGCGAAAAAAATCAATGAGTCAGATATAGACCTGTTGGTAATCGAACACGAATACGGCATTTTCGGCGGATTCTGCGGCGATTACATTCTGGAACTGATTAAGAACCTCCGGGTTCCCTTCATTACCACCCTTCATACGGTGTTGCCCAATCCCACCTTTAAGCAAAAACAGGTACTGACCACATTGGGTGCGGCCAGTGTCAAGGTTGTCACCATGGCCAGAAACACCGTGAAAATCCTCCAGAATGTTTATGGAATTGATAGCAGCAAGATCGAGGTCATCCATCACGGTGTGCCGTTCCGCCTGCTTGAGTCAAGGGATAAGTTAAAGAAGAAGCACGGCTATGCCAATTTAAACATTATTGCCACCTTCGGTCTTATCAGTCCGGGGAAAGGACTGGAATACGGGATCGAAGCGATCGCGCAGGTCGTGAAAGATCACCCCAATACGCTATATCTGATTCTCGGGAAAACACATCCGGGCGTCAAGAGTGAACAAGGGGAAAATTATCGGCAAAAACTGGCTGCCATCACCGGGTGGCTAGGCATCGAAAACCATGTGCGATTCATTGATAAATACCTTACAAAGGAAGAAATCATCTACTACCTACGGCTATGCGACATTTACCTAACCCCGTATCTATCAAAGGACCAGGCGGTCAGCGGCACTCTCGCCTATGCCGTCGGCTCCGGCAGGGTAGTGATCTCTACGCCGTACTTATACGCGCAGGAGCTATTAGGAGAAGGCCGGGGTCTTCTGGCCGAATTCCGCGATGCCAATTCCATCGCAAAGTGTATCAAGTATGTGTTGGACAACCCCGACAAAAAAAGTGAAATGGAGCGCAGGACGGCGAAGCTGGGCCAAAACATGCTGTGGAACGCCGTGGCTTCCGAGTATTTCGAGTTATTCCTTAAGCTGACGGGTGACAGCAAAGACACCGGAACTAAGGTGAGCTGA
- a CDS encoding glycosyltransferase, with translation MGNISAPPFNSDHIFRLTDDTGMFQHAKFSVPDPAHGYTTDDNARALIVAMLLWTVYEQEEYLDLAYRYLSFLINAQTKNGKYRNFMSYGRLFLEEEGSEDCFGRCLWALGYVAANPKTPDGMKEACKMLLSKSMPNVPNLQWLRSKAYSIIGLRYVATTQAYDCIRDLAGSLADSYKKHAIKKWHWFEDVMTYSNAVLPWAMFIAGKVVDNREWLSIAEESLAFLEKVTFSNGYFKPVGCHGWYSKDGIPAKYDEQPLEACETALAYLEGYSVIRRIDYLSKAKKCRNWYLGQNSLQKSLIDPQTGGCCDGITPTGLNLNQGAESIISYCMCSLIIDEMNYEGGVSNGFSQSGNFPAV, from the coding sequence ATGGGAAACATTTCAGCGCCACCTTTCAATAGCGACCACATTTTTCGGCTGACGGACGATACCGGAATGTTCCAGCACGCAAAGTTCAGCGTTCCCGATCCCGCTCACGGATATACCACGGATGACAACGCCAGGGCGCTGATCGTGGCGATGCTGTTATGGACGGTATATGAGCAGGAAGAATACCTCGATCTGGCTTACCGATACCTATCCTTTCTCATAAACGCTCAAACTAAAAACGGAAAGTATCGAAACTTTATGTCTTACGGCCGCCTATTTCTAGAGGAGGAAGGCTCGGAAGACTGCTTTGGCCGGTGCCTTTGGGCACTGGGGTATGTCGCGGCGAACCCCAAGACGCCTGATGGCATGAAGGAAGCTTGCAAGATGCTTCTATCAAAAAGTATGCCTAATGTGCCGAACTTACAGTGGCTTAGGTCTAAGGCCTACAGCATTATCGGTCTGAGGTATGTAGCAACCACCCAAGCCTACGACTGTATTCGGGATTTAGCCGGGTCCCTGGCCGACAGCTACAAAAAGCACGCAATAAAAAAATGGCATTGGTTCGAGGACGTTATGACATACAGCAATGCCGTTTTGCCCTGGGCGATGTTTATTGCCGGCAAGGTAGTGGACAACAGGGAGTGGCTGTCGATTGCCGAAGAAAGCCTGGCATTTCTGGAAAAGGTAACCTTTTCCAATGGGTATTTCAAACCTGTCGGGTGTCACGGCTGGTACTCGAAAGACGGTATTCCGGCAAAATATGACGAGCAGCCGCTTGAAGCTTGCGAGACGGCGCTGGCTTATCTTGAAGGATATTCCGTCATCCGCAGGATCGATTATTTATCGAAAGCCAAAAAATGCCGGAATTGGTATCTGGGGCAAAATTCCCTGCAAAAAAGCCTGATTGACCCACAGACCGGCGGCTGCTGCGACGGAATTACGCCGACCGGCTTAAACCTGAATCAAGGGGCGGAAAGTATTATCTCCTATTGCATGTGCAGCTTAATTATTGATGAGATGAATTATGAAGGGGGAGTGAGTAATGGGTTTAGCCAGTCCGGGAATTTTCCGGCAGTATGA
- a CDS encoding phosphomannomutase/phosphoglucomutase, with amino-acid sequence MGLASPGIFRQYDIRGVHGHDLTTHDAELIGRAFGTFLRNKGEKAAIVGRDNRASSPELREQIVKGLRESGIDVIDIGVVISPVFYYSTHLFDISGGVMITASHNPSEYNGFKIQYDGRTLYGDELLDLKQIIDKGEFAHGEGSISLAYPEDDYISHLKEKLLLGDKRLKVVVDCGNGTASLFAPRLLYELGCDVIPLYCESDSSFPNHFPDPVKIENLQQLIKAVRENRADVGLGFDGDGDRLGVVDDRGNIIWGDMLMILFWREILPKYPGADALVEVKCSNLLFDEIKRLGGNPFFYKTGHSLIKAKMKEIKAVFAGEMSGHMFFADEYYGFDDALYAAGRLLRILSHSAVPLSQLLADVPKTFITPELRVKCSDADKFKYVENAKRYFSKTGHKFIDIDGVRAIFEKGWGLVRASNTGPEVIMRCEADSELEFTRIKDELFKAINYV; translated from the coding sequence ATGGGTTTAGCCAGTCCGGGAATTTTCCGGCAGTATGACATACGAGGAGTACATGGCCATGATTTAACAACTCACGATGCCGAATTGATCGGGAGAGCGTTTGGCACGTTTTTACGCAACAAAGGGGAGAAAGCGGCGATTGTCGGACGGGATAACCGAGCTTCTTCCCCGGAGCTTCGCGAGCAAATTGTAAAAGGGCTGCGGGAAAGCGGAATTGACGTAATAGATATCGGGGTTGTCATATCGCCCGTCTTTTATTACTCAACCCATTTATTCGATATATCCGGCGGCGTGATGATCACCGCCAGTCACAACCCTTCGGAATATAACGGGTTTAAAATCCAGTACGACGGCCGGACGCTATACGGCGATGAATTGCTGGATTTGAAACAAATTATCGATAAAGGAGAGTTTGCCCATGGCGAAGGCAGCATTTCTCTGGCCTATCCGGAAGACGACTACATAAGCCATTTAAAAGAGAAGCTTTTACTCGGGGATAAACGGCTAAAAGTCGTTGTTGACTGCGGCAACGGAACCGCCAGCCTATTCGCACCCAGGCTCCTTTACGAATTGGGTTGCGACGTGATTCCCCTGTACTGCGAGTCCGACAGCTCCTTTCCCAACCACTTTCCCGACCCGGTCAAGATCGAAAATCTTCAGCAGCTTATAAAGGCGGTACGGGAAAACCGGGCGGACGTCGGACTTGGCTTCGACGGCGACGGGGACCGGCTAGGAGTAGTGGACGACCGGGGAAATATCATCTGGGGCGATATGCTGATGATCCTGTTCTGGCGGGAAATACTGCCTAAGTACCCGGGGGCCGACGCACTGGTGGAAGTGAAATGTTCGAATCTGTTGTTCGACGAAATAAAACGCCTCGGCGGCAACCCCTTCTTTTACAAAACAGGGCATTCCCTGATTAAGGCCAAAATGAAAGAAATCAAGGCGGTCTTCGCCGGCGAAATGTCGGGGCACATGTTTTTTGCCGACGAATATTACGGCTTCGACGATGCCCTATATGCCGCGGGCCGGCTGCTGAGGATACTATCGCATAGCGCGGTTCCCTTGAGCCAATTATTGGCCGATGTCCCCAAAACATTTATAACGCCGGAACTGAGGGTGAAATGCTCGGATGCGGATAAGTTCAAGTACGTTGAAAATGCCAAGCGTTATTTTTCAAAAACCGGCCATAAATTTATTGATATTGACGGAGTAAGAGCAATCTTTGAAAAAGGTTGGGGACTGGTCCGCGCTTCGAATACCGGCCCGGAAGTAATCATGCGCTGCGAAGCGGATTCGGAGCTTGAGTTCACGCGGATTAAGGATGAGCTGTTCAAGGCGATAAACTATGTTTAA
- a CDS encoding 50S ribosomal protein L25, producing the protein MSECIRAIPRTEKVNKVRKDGFVPGVVYGGNLAGSQPVKFEEKRLKKLLRHTYDPRLQVKINNEITPCVIQEVQRDSITGKLIHIALQVINDKTPLKINVPVIFSGQDVLQRRRLALQITRPEIMIRGRQETLPEYVEIDVSTKRLGDKITVADVPLKSNIRVINAANEILAVVTIAKLGLAS; encoded by the coding sequence ATGAGTGAATGCATAAGGGCAATTCCCCGCACGGAAAAAGTGAATAAGGTAAGAAAAGACGGATTTGTACCAGGAGTAGTATACGGCGGGAACTTGGCTGGTTCTCAGCCGGTAAAGTTCGAAGAAAAGCGGCTGAAAAAACTGCTGCGACATACCTATGATCCCAGGCTTCAGGTAAAAATTAATAATGAAATTACGCCGTGCGTTATCCAAGAGGTCCAAAGAGACTCGATAACCGGCAAGTTAATCCATATAGCCTTGCAGGTTATAAATGACAAAACCCCCTTGAAAATAAACGTTCCTGTCATATTCAGCGGTCAAGATGTCCTGCAAAGGAGAAGGCTCGCATTACAGATAACAAGACCGGAAATCATGATCCGGGGAAGACAGGAAACGCTGCCGGAATACGTGGAAATCGATGTTAGCACCAAGCGGCTAGGAGATAAAATAACGGTTGCCGACGTACCTCTTAAGAGCAACATAAGGGTAATAAATGCCGCTAATGAAATCCTGGCAGTAGTAACCATAGCCAAATTGGGATTGGCAAGTTAA
- a CDS encoding class I mannose-6-phosphate isomerase, producing MLYPLKLTPIYKHSLWGGRALEKLGRRLPKGQVGESWEVSCHPDGVNVIANGKYIGIPLTDWIKAYKDKAVGRDIYLKYEARFPILIKLIDASDKLSVQVHPSDEMAKQLENEFYGKNEMWYILSAKPDAKVICDFKPGFKRAAVNRYIEENRLEKWLNYIDIEATDVIYVPAGTVHSLGAGIVALEIQQNSNITYRIYDYNRVTQSGKQRQLHIEKALKAMNDQPSTLQGKIHGLRRLDDSSLSVTFLVANDHFAVELYELHGNMEETTDGEFFIFSIVEGEGELVFNKDSLPVQAVETVLIPAALGKYQFCGKLTMLKTYVPKIKAHIVEPLTRAGYTYAEIMRNVHGCKLSA from the coding sequence ATGTTATATCCGTTAAAATTGACGCCGATATATAAACATTCACTCTGGGGCGGCCGCGCGCTGGAAAAGCTCGGACGCAGGTTGCCCAAGGGCCAGGTTGGCGAAAGTTGGGAAGTATCCTGCCATCCTGACGGAGTAAACGTTATTGCCAACGGCAAGTATATAGGCATACCGCTCACCGATTGGATCAAAGCATATAAGGACAAAGCAGTGGGGCGCGATATCTATCTCAAATATGAAGCCCGTTTTCCCATACTGATCAAACTTATCGATGCCAGCGACAAGTTGTCGGTGCAAGTGCATCCTTCCGACGAGATGGCCAAGCAATTGGAAAACGAATTCTACGGAAAGAATGAAATGTGGTATATTCTCTCGGCAAAACCCGACGCCAAGGTTATATGTGATTTCAAGCCGGGATTTAAGCGGGCGGCGGTTAATCGGTATATTGAGGAAAATCGTTTGGAAAAATGGCTGAACTATATTGATATTGAAGCAACCGACGTTATATACGTGCCTGCTGGCACGGTGCACTCCTTGGGCGCGGGAATCGTGGCTTTGGAAATTCAGCAGAATTCGAACATAACATATCGCATCTACGATTATAACCGGGTGACCCAATCCGGAAAGCAGCGCCAGTTGCATATAGAAAAAGCACTGAAGGCCATGAACGATCAACCTAGTACTTTGCAGGGAAAAATACATGGGTTGCGGCGGCTGGATGATTCAAGCTTGTCGGTGACATTTTTAGTGGCAAATGACCATTTCGCCGTAGAACTTTATGAGCTTCACGGCAATATGGAAGAAACCACCGACGGCGAGTTTTTCATTTTTTCAATAGTCGAGGGGGAAGGTGAACTTGTTTTTAATAAAGATTCCTTACCAGTTCAAGCTGTCGAGACGGTTTTAATACCGGCGGCATTAGGCAAATACCAGTTTTGCGGTAAACTAACCATGTTAAAGACATATGTTCCAAAAATCAAGGCACATATCGTAGAGCCGCTGACACGTGCCGGCTACACCTATGCTGAGATAATGAGGAATGTTCATGGTTGCAAGCTATCGGCTTAG
- a CDS encoding TolC family protein has translation MRLLPRLPAKTIVLFVIFLLALQTGVQAEMVELSLDECVALALKNNPAVKIAEADKEKAFWAVKEAAAGKGFNFTYIHSDTRGKYPPSTLRPYYYFSTTFDNNFALSLPLYSGGRLEGLIEKAKINAQIADQEVSKTRQQIRLNAITAYYNVLQARNMLQVNQESVDSLAAHLKNVELQYDVGTVAKSDVLRSQVELANAQQNLIKAQNTYDLSLANLNNVIGLPLDSQVKVKEALTHEPYTLSLDQSVEYALANRPEFFQAKATIDSARQGVRVAKSGFLPSLTLSGSMDWNDHDFPGAKNNNWSVVLAVSLNVFDSGLTRAKINEAQMDVDKAREQARQTKDAIALEVRQAYLNMKEAEKRIDTSGVAVTKAEEDFKIAQIRYSAGVGTNLDVIDAQVALTQAKTNYIQSLYDYNTSRANLNKAMGTSMRK, from the coding sequence TTGAGACTCCTTCCACGGTTGCCCGCCAAAACAATTGTTTTGTTTGTTATATTCCTGCTTGCCCTACAAACTGGTGTGCAGGCAGAAATGGTAGAACTTTCGCTGGACGAATGTGTTGCCCTCGCATTAAAGAATAATCCGGCCGTCAAAATTGCCGAGGCCGATAAGGAGAAAGCTTTCTGGGCCGTCAAAGAAGCCGCGGCCGGTAAAGGGTTTAACTTCACATATATACACAGCGATACACGGGGAAAATACCCGCCTTCGACGCTTAGACCATATTATTATTTTAGTACGACATTTGATAATAACTTCGCGCTTAGCTTGCCGTTATATAGCGGCGGCAGATTGGAAGGATTAATCGAGAAGGCGAAAATCAATGCACAAATTGCTGATCAAGAAGTTAGCAAAACAAGACAGCAGATCAGGCTCAATGCCATCACTGCCTACTATAACGTTTTGCAAGCCCGTAACATGCTGCAAGTTAACCAGGAATCGGTAGACAGCCTGGCAGCCCATCTCAAAAATGTTGAACTCCAGTACGACGTCGGTACAGTGGCTAAATCCGATGTGCTGCGATCCCAGGTGGAACTGGCCAATGCCCAACAAAATCTCATCAAAGCTCAGAACACCTATGATCTGTCACTGGCAAATCTCAATAATGTCATTGGATTGCCGCTGGATAGCCAGGTTAAAGTCAAGGAGGCGCTGACTCACGAACCATATACGCTGTCTTTAGATCAAAGCGTGGAATATGCGCTGGCAAACCGCCCGGAATTTTTTCAAGCTAAAGCCACAATCGACAGCGCCCGTCAGGGCGTGAGGGTCGCCAAGAGCGGATTTTTGCCATCCCTTACACTGAGCGGCTCTATGGATTGGAACGACCACGATTTTCCCGGTGCGAAAAATAATAACTGGTCGGTAGTTTTGGCCGTTTCATTGAATGTTTTTGACAGTGGGCTTACCAGGGCAAAGATAAACGAAGCGCAGATGGATGTTGATAAGGCAAGAGAGCAGGCAAGACAGACCAAGGATGCTATCGCTCTTGAAGTGCGCCAGGCATATCTCAACATGAAAGAAGCGGAAAAGCGTATCGACACCAGCGGGGTAGCAGTAACCAAGGCGGAAGAAGACTTCAAAATTGCCCAGATTCGTTACAGTGCCGGAGTCGGAACCAATCTTGACGTTATTGATGCACAGGTGGCGCTAACACAGGCTAAGACCAATTATATCCAGTCACTTTATGATTACAATACAAGCAGAGCAAATTTAAACAAGGCGATGGGGACCAGTATGAGAAAATAG
- the htpG gene encoding molecular chaperone HtpG, with translation MTQSPPVKETREFQTETKQLLDLMIHSIYTNREIFLRELISNASDAIDKIRFASLTNQDLLEGNADFEIFLLPDEGTKTLTISDNGMGMTYDEVVENIGTIAKSGTKAFLEKMKESGSASDLIGQFGVGFYSAFMVAKKVTLITRAPGQAKGVRWESAGDGTYTIEECEKDARGTTIILTLHDEHCAADHPAENFLNRYTLQSLVKKYSDYIRYPVKMNFVKEEKPRDADGKIIEDAPATQTVEVRTLNSMAPLWTKNKNEITKEEYHQLYKNLFHDWEDPLEIIHSKVEGAVEYTTVLFIPAHAPFDFYQREATSGIRLYSRNVFVMDNYKDLLPDYLRFVRGLVDSPDFSLNISRELLQHSSQLQKVGKNLEKSVLKTLENLLSKERSKYETFWKEYGKAIKSGVYSDFQSRDKLQDLLLFPSSNSEDALTTLADYVSRMREGQTVIYYATGKDRLAAERLPQMELLREKGIEVLYLLDRVDEFAIDALREYKDKKFQSISRGDLKLDGIDVPETKQETEKLAKENESLLNAVKEKLSGRIAEVKISNRLKSSPVCLVSGETGISLSMEQILAEMDKAPFKARRILELNPHHEVFAVLKGLHEKNPASEAFKDYCELLYGQALLMEGLAPEDPVGFANKVAALMAAAGEK, from the coding sequence ATGACCCAATCACCCCCCGTCAAGGAAACGCGCGAATTCCAAACGGAGACCAAACAACTGCTGGATTTGATGATTCATTCCATCTACACCAACCGGGAGATATTTTTGCGGGAGCTTATTTCCAACGCTTCCGACGCCATCGACAAGATACGGTTTGCCTCCCTGACCAACCAGGATCTGCTCGAAGGCAATGCCGACTTCGAAATCTTCCTTCTCCCCGACGAAGGTACGAAAACCCTGACCATCTCGGACAATGGCATGGGCATGACGTATGACGAAGTCGTTGAAAACATCGGCACCATCGCCAAGTCGGGCACCAAAGCCTTTCTGGAGAAAATGAAAGAGAGCGGCTCCGCCAGCGACCTTATCGGCCAGTTCGGCGTCGGCTTTTACTCCGCCTTCATGGTGGCGAAAAAGGTGACCCTGATTACCCGCGCTCCCGGTCAGGCCAAAGGCGTGCGCTGGGAATCGGCCGGCGACGGCACCTACACCATTGAAGAGTGCGAAAAGGATGCGCGGGGCACAACGATAATCCTGACCCTGCACGATGAACACTGCGCCGCCGATCACCCAGCGGAAAACTTCCTGAACCGCTACACGCTGCAAAGTCTGGTTAAGAAGTATTCCGACTACATCCGTTATCCCGTCAAAATGAACTTCGTCAAGGAAGAAAAGCCGCGCGACGCCGACGGCAAAATCATTGAAGACGCCCCCGCCACCCAGACCGTTGAGGTCCGGACCTTAAACTCCATGGCGCCCCTGTGGACGAAAAACAAAAACGAAATCACCAAGGAAGAGTATCACCAGCTGTACAAAAACCTCTTCCATGACTGGGAAGACCCCCTGGAGATCATCCACTCCAAGGTCGAGGGTGCGGTGGAATACACCACGGTGCTTTTCATCCCCGCCCACGCCCCCTTCGATTTCTATCAGCGGGAAGCCACTTCCGGCATCCGGCTCTATTCGCGGAACGTTTTCGTCATGGACAACTACAAAGACCTTTTGCCGGATTACCTGCGTTTCGTCCGTGGCCTTGTCGACTCGCCCGATTTTTCCCTCAACATCTCCCGGGAACTGCTGCAGCACAGCAGTCAGTTGCAAAAGGTCGGCAAGAACCTGGAAAAAAGCGTGCTGAAAACGCTGGAAAACCTGTTGTCCAAAGAGCGGTCCAAGTACGAAACCTTCTGGAAAGAATACGGCAAGGCCATCAAGAGCGGCGTCTATTCCGATTTCCAGAGCCGCGACAAGCTGCAGGACCTCCTGCTCTTTCCCTCCTCCAATTCCGAGGATGCTTTAACAACCTTGGCGGATTACGTTTCCCGGATGCGGGAAGGTCAGACGGTTATCTATTATGCTACCGGCAAGGACCGCTTAGCCGCGGAGCGCCTGCCGCAGATGGAGCTCCTGCGGGAAAAGGGAATCGAGGTTCTTTACCTCCTCGACCGGGTCGACGAGTTCGCCATCGACGCCTTGCGCGAATATAAAGACAAGAAGTTCCAGTCCATTAGTCGCGGCGACCTGAAACTGGACGGCATCGACGTTCCGGAAACCAAGCAGGAGACCGAAAAACTGGCTAAGGAAAACGAGTCGCTGCTGAACGCCGTCAAGGAGAAGCTATCCGGCAGGATCGCCGAGGTCAAGATCTCGAACCGCCTGAAGTCCAGCCCCGTTTGCCTGGTCAGCGGCGAAACCGGCATCAGCCTTTCCATGGAACAAATCTTAGCCGAGATGGACAAAGCCCCGTTCAAGGCCCGGCGGATTCTGGAGCTGAACCCTCATCATGAAGTTTTCGCAGTGCTAAAAGGACTGCACGAAAAAAATCCCGCTTCCGAAGCCTTCAAAGATTACTGCGAACTGCTGTACGGCCAGGCTCTATTAATGGAAGGGCTTGCCCCGGAAGATCCCGTCGGTTTCGCGAACAAGGTTGCCGCCCTGATGGCAGCGGCTGGCGAAAAATAG
- a CDS encoding trypsin-like peptidase domain-containing protein encodes MVKQKFFLPVILITLAAFATAMVNNGNAASVANLSPPPIQDNVPSTARNTFVVQAVKNVGPAVVGITNKAYVRDFFNQKVLIEKGVGSGIIFDSNGYIATNNHVVEGAQEIVVSLPDGRTMSGKVLGADAATDLAVVKVEASGLPTVTFGDSDSLLVGEPAIAIGNPLGLEFRGTVTAGVVSALNRTIEVGDRKFKLIQTDAAINPGNSGGALVNADGQVIGINSVKIAATGVEGMGFAIPINAARPILQSLIDKGKVVRAYLGVGVLDSKSAALYGYNLDVDQGVYVARVEKGGPADQANIHEGDVIIQVNGTEVNSVADLRAALDIVSVGNRVNLVIIRDGQKRTISAVVAEMPN; translated from the coding sequence ATGGTGAAACAAAAGTTTTTCTTGCCAGTCATTCTTATCACACTTGCGGCTTTCGCAACGGCGATGGTTAACAATGGGAATGCGGCATCAGTAGCTAATCTGTCACCACCACCAATCCAAGATAATGTTCCTTCAACCGCCCGCAATACGTTTGTCGTGCAAGCTGTCAAAAACGTCGGCCCGGCTGTTGTCGGTATTACCAACAAGGCCTATGTGCGGGATTTTTTTAATCAGAAAGTACTTATCGAAAAAGGGGTAGGTTCTGGAATAATTTTTGATTCCAACGGGTATATAGCGACAAACAACCACGTTGTCGAGGGGGCGCAGGAAATTGTCGTGTCGCTTCCAGACGGCCGGACAATGAGCGGAAAAGTGCTTGGGGCGGACGCGGCGACCGATTTGGCGGTTGTCAAAGTGGAAGCTTCCGGCCTGCCGACAGTTACATTCGGCGATTCCGATTCGTTATTGGTCGGTGAACCTGCGATTGCCATCGGCAATCCGCTGGGCCTCGAATTTCGCGGCACCGTTACGGCCGGCGTCGTAAGCGCCTTAAACCGGACAATTGAAGTCGGCGACCGCAAGTTCAAACTGATTCAGACCGATGCCGCCATCAATCCCGGCAACTCCGGCGGAGCGCTCGTCAACGCCGATGGACAGGTTATTGGCATTAACAGCGTCAAGATTGCCGCTACCGGTGTTGAAGGTATGGGTTTCGCCATCCCCATTAATGCCGCACGACCGATTCTGCAATCACTTATAGACAAGGGCAAGGTAGTCAGGGCTTATCTCGGCGTCGGCGTACTTGACAGTAAATCGGCCGCTTTGTATGGCTATAACCTGGACGTAGACCAGGGAGTCTATGTGGCCCGCGTTGAAAAAGGCGGGCCGGCCGATCAGGCTAATATTCACGAGGGAGACGTAATCATTCAGGTCAACGGCACGGAGGTCAACAGCGTTGCCGACTTGCGGGCAGCGCTTGATATCGTTTCCGTTGGCAACCGAGTAAATTTAGTAATTATCCGCGACGGTCAAAAACGCACTATCAGCGCGGTGGTCGCGGAGATGCCGAACTGA